One stretch of Streptomyces zhihengii DNA includes these proteins:
- a CDS encoding oligopeptide/dipeptide ABC transporter ATP-binding protein, with the protein MIRLDNVHVRHKARSGGLFARDRVHALTDASLEVRKGEIVGLVGESGCGKSTLARVLTGLQRPTEGSVRFRGRDLWDMPGAERRRDFGSSVGVVFQDPSTALNPRLTVRRILRDPLDVHGRGTRREREERVEELLDLVGLPDHTLGALPGGLSGGQRQRVAIARALALEPELIVADEPTSALDVSVRAQVLNLLVDLRERLGLGMVFISHDIQTVRHLADRLAVLYLGRIVEEGPAARVAGAPRHPYTEALLSATPSLLHASERIVLHGPVPSATNPPAGCPFRTRCWKADDACEVAFPAATAGEGEHRWHCVHPQPARRAAAGV; encoded by the coding sequence GTGATCAGGCTCGACAACGTCCACGTCCGGCACAAGGCCCGCAGCGGCGGCCTGTTCGCCCGCGACCGCGTGCACGCCCTCACCGACGCCTCCCTGGAGGTCCGCAAGGGCGAGATCGTCGGCCTGGTCGGCGAGTCGGGCTGCGGCAAGTCCACCCTCGCCCGGGTGCTCACCGGGCTCCAGCGGCCCACCGAGGGCAGCGTCCGCTTCCGCGGCCGCGACCTCTGGGACATGCCGGGCGCCGAACGCCGCCGCGACTTCGGCTCCTCGGTCGGCGTGGTCTTCCAGGACCCGTCCACCGCGCTCAACCCCCGCCTCACCGTGCGCCGGATCCTGCGCGACCCGCTCGACGTGCACGGGCGGGGCACCCGCCGCGAGCGCGAGGAGCGGGTCGAGGAACTGCTCGACCTCGTCGGGCTGCCCGACCACACCCTCGGCGCCCTGCCGGGCGGCCTCTCCGGCGGCCAGCGCCAGCGGGTGGCCATCGCCCGCGCCCTCGCGCTCGAACCGGAGCTGATCGTCGCCGACGAGCCCACCAGCGCACTGGACGTGTCCGTCCGCGCCCAGGTGCTCAACCTGCTGGTCGACCTCAGGGAGCGGCTCGGCCTCGGCATGGTCTTCATCTCGCACGACATCCAGACCGTGCGCCATCTCGCCGACCGCCTCGCGGTCCTCTACCTGGGGCGCATCGTGGAGGAGGGCCCGGCGGCCCGGGTGGCGGGCGCGCCCCGGCACCCGTACACCGAGGCGCTGCTGTCGGCGACGCCGAGCCTGCTCCACGCCTCGGAGCGCATCGTGCTGCACGGTCCCGTCCCCTCGGCGACCAACCCGCCCGCCGGGTGCCCGTTCCGCACCCGCTGCTGGAAGGCCGACGACGCCTGCGAGGTGGCCTTCCCCGCGGCGACGGCGGGGGAGGGGGAGCACCGCTGGCACTGCGTCCACCCGCAGCCGGCCCGGCGGGCGGCCGCAGGGGTCTGA
- a CDS encoding SSI family serine proteinase inhibitor, which produces MHRTAALAAVALLAVAAAVPAAAASPAPDTVAAAPAAEKPAPPRGLFLTVSGAENSWIRGVLLHCSPEPSGPHPDAAGACAALDEARGDLDLLSGDPHPCTKQYDPVTVSATGAWRGRPTAWHKTFANACELSTATGALFRF; this is translated from the coding sequence ATGCACCGCACCGCAGCCCTCGCCGCAGTGGCACTCCTCGCCGTCGCCGCGGCCGTCCCGGCGGCCGCGGCATCGCCCGCGCCGGACACGGTGGCCGCCGCCCCGGCGGCCGAGAAGCCGGCCCCGCCCCGGGGGCTGTTCCTGACGGTGTCCGGAGCGGAGAACTCCTGGATCCGGGGGGTCCTGCTGCACTGCAGCCCCGAGCCGAGCGGCCCCCACCCGGACGCGGCCGGCGCCTGCGCGGCGCTCGACGAGGCCCGCGGCGACCTCGACCTGCTCTCCGGCGACCCGCACCCGTGCACCAAGCAGTACGACCCCGTCACGGTGAGTGCCACCGGCGCATGGCGCGGCAGACCGACCGCCTGGCACAAGACCTTCGCCAACGCCTGCGAGCTGTCGACGGCCACCGGCGCGCTGTTCCGCTTCTGA
- a CDS encoding cytochrome c oxidase assembly protein: MDHSGHGMTMDLPPFTLGRGLAFSPDPFFLVGCLLALGLYAWGVVRLRRRGDAWPVSRTVLFTAGVLSVALVMCTKLNDYGMVMFSVHMVQHMVISMLSPIVLLLGAPITLALRALPVAGRGRTGPRELLLMLLHSRYMRVITHPVFTIPLFIASLYGLYFTPLFDFLMGSKPGHIAMMLHFLAVGLVFFWPIMGVDPGPHRPGYVMRMLELFAGMPFHAFFGIALMMATEPMVKAYENPPASLGIDALSDQNAAGGIAWAFSEIPSVLVLIALVFQWYRSEQRVARRHDRAADRDGDKELEAYNAYLASLQARSGR, encoded by the coding sequence ATGGACCACAGCGGGCACGGCATGACCATGGATCTGCCGCCGTTCACGCTGGGACGGGGGCTGGCCTTCTCGCCCGACCCCTTCTTCCTCGTCGGCTGCCTGCTGGCCCTCGGCCTGTACGCCTGGGGTGTCGTCCGGCTCCGCCGGCGCGGCGACGCCTGGCCCGTGAGCCGGACGGTGCTGTTCACCGCGGGTGTGCTGAGCGTGGCGCTGGTGATGTGCACCAAGCTGAACGACTACGGCATGGTCATGTTCAGCGTGCACATGGTCCAGCACATGGTGATCAGCATGCTCTCGCCGATCGTGCTGCTGCTCGGTGCGCCGATCACCCTGGCGCTGCGCGCGCTGCCGGTCGCCGGCCGGGGCCGCACGGGGCCGCGCGAACTGCTGCTGATGCTGCTGCACAGCCGCTACATGCGGGTGATCACGCATCCGGTGTTCACCATCCCGCTGTTCATCGCGAGCCTGTACGGGCTGTACTTCACGCCGCTGTTCGACTTCCTGATGGGCTCGAAGCCGGGCCACATCGCGATGATGCTGCACTTCCTCGCCGTGGGGCTGGTGTTCTTCTGGCCGATCATGGGCGTGGACCCGGGGCCGCACCGGCCCGGCTACGTGATGCGGATGCTGGAGCTGTTCGCGGGCATGCCGTTCCACGCGTTCTTCGGCATCGCGCTGATGATGGCCACCGAGCCGATGGTCAAGGCGTACGAGAACCCGCCCGCGTCACTCGGCATCGACGCCCTCTCCGACCAGAACGCGGCCGGCGGCATCGCCTGGGCGTTCAGCGAGATCCCGTCGGTGCTGGTGCTCATCGCGCTCGTCTTCCAGTGGTACCGCTCCGAGCAGCGCGTCGCCAGGCGTCACGACCGGGCCGCGGACCGCGACGGGGACAAGGAGCTGGAGGCGTACAACGCCTATCTCGCCTCGCTCCAGGCGCGCAGCGGCCGCTGA
- a CDS encoding dipeptide/oligopeptide/nickel ABC transporter permease/ATP-binding protein, which translates to MFTPGRLATTLSRPGTGFRKLPLTSRVALVILVAVALGAVFAPLLTQNPLASGTPVQAPGAEHWFGTDRAGRDVFARVVHGARYSLVIGLGATGLALLVGAVLGSIAATSRKWADESVMRTLDIVMSFPPIALAAVLVAVFGTSVPVIIFTIAFVYTPSLARVVRANVLAQYGEDYVAAEKVVGARRAYIVVRHVAVNCAAPVMVFATVMVADAIIFEASLSFIGAGVQDPDPSWGSVLAYGRQILLAGGWWATFFPGLCLLVTVLALNILSEGMTDASAAPDRGPAAAPGAGALAAAPAAAVVPAPAGSGAQEAAGSAGSAGSAESSADAGAGKTAASGASADPDGIDAALAVLAERIHATEPPVRPLAPDAAELLVVRDLAIRFPDRYGDVRVVDGISFTVHEGETLGLVGESGCGKSITSLAVMGLLARNAEVSGEILYRGRNLLDLPERERRALMGPEIAMVYQDAMSSLNPSVLIGTQLRQLTSRGGTRTPTELLELVGLSPERTLRSYPHELSGGQRQRVLIAMALSRSPRLLIADEPTTALDVTVQAQVVELLVRLRDELGFAMVLVSHDLALVGDLAHRVTVMYAGQVAEIGGTRSVLTAPAHHYSRGLLGSVVSLEAGARRLHQIRGVVPAPRNFGDGCRFASRCAAATALCRRTAPVLTGQDGTADDHGFACHHPAQAALMERSAL; encoded by the coding sequence ATGTTCACCCCCGGCCGACTCGCCACCACGCTCTCCCGTCCCGGAACCGGCTTCCGGAAGCTGCCCCTCACCTCCAGGGTCGCCCTCGTGATCCTGGTGGCCGTCGCCCTCGGCGCCGTGTTCGCCCCGCTGCTCACCCAGAACCCGCTCGCCAGCGGCACGCCCGTCCAGGCGCCGGGCGCCGAGCACTGGTTCGGCACCGACCGGGCGGGCCGCGACGTGTTCGCCCGCGTCGTCCACGGCGCGCGCTACTCGCTGGTCATCGGCCTGGGCGCGACCGGCCTGGCCCTCCTCGTGGGCGCGGTGCTCGGCTCGATCGCCGCCACCTCGCGCAAGTGGGCCGACGAGTCGGTCATGCGGACGCTCGACATCGTGATGTCGTTCCCGCCGATCGCCCTCGCCGCCGTCCTGGTCGCCGTGTTCGGCACCAGCGTCCCGGTCATCATCTTCACCATCGCGTTCGTCTACACGCCCTCCCTCGCCCGTGTCGTCCGCGCCAACGTCCTCGCGCAGTACGGCGAGGACTACGTCGCCGCCGAGAAGGTCGTGGGCGCACGCCGCGCGTACATCGTGGTCCGCCACGTCGCCGTCAACTGCGCGGCGCCGGTGATGGTGTTCGCCACGGTCATGGTCGCCGACGCGATCATCTTCGAGGCCAGCCTCTCCTTCATCGGAGCGGGAGTGCAGGACCCCGACCCGAGCTGGGGCAGTGTGCTCGCCTACGGCCGCCAGATCCTGCTGGCCGGCGGCTGGTGGGCCACGTTCTTCCCGGGCCTGTGCCTGCTCGTCACCGTGCTGGCGCTCAACATCCTCTCCGAGGGCATGACCGACGCCTCCGCCGCGCCCGACCGCGGCCCCGCGGCGGCGCCCGGCGCCGGCGCCCTCGCCGCCGCCCCCGCCGCGGCCGTCGTCCCGGCCCCCGCCGGGTCCGGCGCCCAGGAGGCGGCCGGGTCCGCCGGTTCCGCCGGGTCCGCCGAATCGAGCGCTGATGCGGGCGCCGGGAAGACCGCCGCCTCCGGCGCGAGCGCCGATCCGGACGGCATCGACGCCGCGCTCGCCGTCCTGGCCGAACGCATCCACGCCACCGAGCCGCCGGTCCGCCCCCTCGCCCCCGACGCCGCCGAACTCCTCGTCGTCCGCGACCTCGCCATCCGCTTCCCCGACCGCTACGGCGACGTCCGCGTCGTCGACGGCATCTCCTTCACCGTCCACGAGGGCGAAACCCTGGGCCTGGTCGGCGAGTCGGGCTGCGGCAAGTCGATCACCAGCCTCGCCGTGATGGGCCTGCTCGCCCGCAACGCGGAGGTGAGCGGCGAGATCCTGTACCGCGGCAGGAACCTGCTCGACCTGCCGGAGCGCGAGCGCCGGGCGCTGATGGGCCCCGAGATCGCCATGGTCTACCAGGACGCCATGTCCTCGCTGAACCCCTCCGTCCTCATCGGCACCCAGCTCCGCCAGCTCACCTCCCGGGGCGGTACCCGGACGCCCACGGAACTGCTGGAACTCGTGGGGCTCTCGCCCGAACGCACCCTGCGCAGCTACCCGCACGAGCTCTCGGGCGGCCAGCGCCAGCGCGTCCTCATCGCCATGGCCCTGTCCCGCAGCCCGCGCCTGCTGATCGCCGACGAGCCGACCACCGCCCTCGACGTCACCGTCCAGGCCCAGGTCGTGGAACTGCTGGTGCGACTGCGCGACGAGCTCGGCTTCGCCATGGTCCTCGTCTCCCACGACCTGGCACTCGTCGGAGACCTGGCCCACCGGGTGACGGTCATGTACGCCGGGCAGGTCGCCGAGATCGGCGGCACCCGATCCGTCCTCACCGCGCCCGCCCACCACTACAGCCGCGGCCTGCTGGGCTCCGTGGTCTCGCTGGAGGCCGGCGCGCGGCGGCTGCACCAGATCCGCGGCGTCGTCCCGGCACCCCGGAACTTCGGCGACGGCTGCCGGTTCGCCTCCCGCTGCGCCGCCGCCACCGCGCTGTGCCGCCGGACCGCCCCCGTGCTCACCGGGCAGGACGGCACGGCGGACGACCACGGCTTCGCCTGCCACCACCCGGCGCAGGCGGCCCTGATGGAAAGGAGCGCCCTGTGA
- a CDS encoding ABC transporter permease, with translation MVAFLRLALRRIAMMPVMILGIALLVFVVLQFSPVDPAYNALGDSATPEARAAFAAEHGLDDPLPLRYVDFIGQLLRGDLGVTVPPSQPVADRIAAAFPLTLQLTLMGLALAVVLAVALGVTGAVYRDRWPDQVFRVLSMAGVAIPSFWLGVLLIQQFALNTPLFPTGGYINPAESPGGFLRTMTLPAVSLAIPVAASLARLVRTSMVAELDRDYVRTARGNGLPPSLVIRSVLRNALVTPLTVLGIKVGYMLSGAVVIEAIFDLPGMGKLILEGVTGGDVALVQGTVLFIAIAFLVVNVIVDLLYLLVNPRIRTV, from the coding sequence ATGGTTGCTTTCCTCCGGCTCGCGCTGCGCCGTATCGCGATGATGCCGGTGATGATCCTCGGCATCGCGTTGCTGGTCTTCGTGGTGCTCCAGTTCTCGCCGGTGGATCCGGCCTACAACGCGCTCGGAGACAGCGCGACCCCCGAGGCGCGCGCCGCCTTCGCCGCGGAGCACGGGCTCGACGACCCGCTGCCCCTGCGCTACGTCGACTTCATCGGCCAGCTCCTGCGCGGCGACCTCGGCGTCACCGTGCCGCCCAGCCAGCCCGTCGCCGACCGCATCGCCGCCGCCTTCCCCCTGACGCTCCAGCTCACCCTGATGGGCCTGGCCCTCGCCGTCGTCCTCGCCGTGGCCCTCGGCGTCACCGGCGCCGTGTACCGCGACCGCTGGCCGGACCAGGTGTTCCGCGTGCTGTCCATGGCCGGTGTGGCGATCCCGTCCTTCTGGCTCGGGGTGCTGCTCATCCAGCAGTTCGCGCTGAACACCCCGCTCTTCCCGACCGGCGGCTACATCAACCCGGCGGAGTCCCCGGGCGGTTTCCTGCGGACGATGACCCTGCCGGCGGTCTCGCTCGCCATCCCGGTGGCCGCCTCCCTCGCCCGTCTGGTGCGCACGTCGATGGTCGCCGAGCTCGACCGCGACTACGTCCGCACGGCGCGCGGCAACGGCCTGCCGCCCTCGCTGGTGATCCGGTCGGTGCTCCGCAACGCCCTGGTCACCCCGCTGACGGTGCTCGGCATCAAGGTCGGCTACATGCTCAGCGGCGCCGTCGTCATCGAGGCCATCTTCGACCTGCCCGGCATGGGCAAGCTGATCCTCGAAGGCGTCACCGGCGGAGACGTCGCCCTGGTCCAGGGCACGGTGCTCTTCATCGCCATCGCGTTCCTCGTCGTCAACGTCATCGTCGACCTGCTCTACCTGCTGGTCAACCCGCGCATCAGGACGGTGTGA